One segment of Parachlamydia acanthamoebae DNA contains the following:
- the uhpC gene encoding MFS transporter family glucose-6-phosphate receptor UhpC: MRVASILNLLKPAPYIEPIQDSQEVEKSYNYWRIRILYSMFVGYALYYFTRKSFTFAMPDLAQELHFDKTQLGILGSIFSITYGISKFASGILSDRSNPRYFMALGLMMTGVVNILFGFSSSIFLFSIFWGLNGWFQGFGWPPCARFLTHWYSHSERGSWWSTCSVSHNVGAFLIPWIVGACLHFLGWRYAMYVPGIICILGGVFLINRLRDTPQSLGLPAIEDFRKDYSGFGANEDKQKLSTKEILVEYVLKNWYMWMLGFAYFFVYVVRTGVNDWTVLYLLDEKGYSRMGANACISLFEVGGFVGSLCAGWSSDRIFGARRGPVNVLFAGGMMLSVLAFWLVPEGFVILDALSIFMLGFTIFGPQMLIGVAAAELSHKEAAATSTGFVGFCAYMGAACAGYPMGKITDEMGWEGYFISMMICCGISMLALVPLWNATKNPRLARAETKLA; this comes from the coding sequence ATGCGCGTGGCCTCTATATTAAATTTACTAAAACCTGCGCCTTATATTGAGCCGATTCAAGATTCTCAAGAAGTTGAAAAATCATACAATTATTGGAGAATTCGGATTCTGTACTCAATGTTTGTTGGGTATGCACTCTATTATTTCACTCGAAAAAGCTTCACCTTTGCCATGCCTGATTTGGCTCAAGAATTGCATTTTGATAAAACGCAATTAGGGATCCTGGGGAGCATTTTTTCTATCACCTATGGAATAAGCAAATTTGCAAGTGGGATATTATCTGACCGTTCCAATCCTAGATATTTTATGGCGCTTGGATTAATGATGACCGGTGTGGTCAATATCTTGTTCGGTTTTTCCTCTTCGATTTTTCTTTTCTCTATTTTTTGGGGATTAAATGGGTGGTTTCAAGGCTTTGGCTGGCCCCCATGTGCGCGCTTTTTAACGCATTGGTATTCTCATTCTGAAAGAGGATCTTGGTGGTCCACATGCAGTGTTTCCCATAATGTGGGTGCATTTTTAATTCCGTGGATTGTGGGGGCTTGCCTACATTTCTTGGGTTGGAGATATGCGATGTACGTTCCCGGTATCATCTGCATTCTAGGGGGAGTTTTTCTGATCAATCGTTTACGCGATACACCCCAATCTTTAGGGCTTCCTGCGATTGAGGATTTTAGAAAAGATTACTCTGGTTTTGGTGCTAATGAAGACAAGCAAAAACTTTCAACGAAAGAAATCTTGGTCGAGTATGTTTTGAAAAATTGGTACATGTGGATGCTTGGTTTCGCTTATTTTTTTGTATATGTTGTGCGAACCGGGGTAAACGACTGGACGGTCTTGTATCTTCTAGATGAAAAGGGATATAGCCGTATGGGTGCAAATGCCTGCATCTCTCTCTTTGAAGTGGGTGGCTTTGTGGGAAGCTTATGTGCAGGGTGGAGTTCCGATCGGATTTTCGGGGCTAGACGCGGTCCTGTAAATGTTTTGTTTGCAGGAGGTATGATGTTGTCTGTATTGGCATTTTGGCTTGTTCCTGAAGGATTTGTGATTTTAGATGCCCTTTCGATTTTCATGCTAGGCTTTACCATTTTTGGACCTCAAATGCTCATCGGTGTTGCAGCTGCGGAATTGTCACATAAAGAGGCGGCTGCCACATCCACAGGATTTGTGGGATTTTGCGCTTATATGGGAGCGGCTTGTGCAGGATATCCAATGGGAAAAATTACAGATGAAATGGGTTGGGAAGGTTATTTCATTTCCATGATGATCTGTTGTGGGATCTCGATGCTTGCTCTTGTTCCTCTCTGGAATGCGACGAAGAATCCTCGCCTTGCTAGAGCAGAAACAAAGTTGGCCTAA
- the ispG gene encoding (E)-4-hydroxy-3-methylbut-2-enyl-diphosphate synthase has product MKFCTSHYQTIRRKTREVLIGNIGVGGNHPIRIQSMTTSSTRNVEATVDQIIRLADAGCEIVRMTVQGMKEAEACEHIKNDLVKKGYLIPLVADIHFYPPAAMGVADFVDKIRINPGNYVDKRANFKVIEYDDATYAAEIEKIEEKFTPLVEKCKRLKKAIRIGTNHGSLSDRIMNRYGDTPFGMVESALEFTRICRKNDFHDLIFSMKASNPLIMIQAYRLLVAEMEKLGWDYPLHLGVTEAGEGEDGRIKSAMGIGALLLDGIGDTIRVSLTEDPWNEVDPCQRLVHLAQNCQGQGVAPFQESHRSITEVKKREITFPPHVAMHRNGTVMVSVTSEMLKKTDFYQSLGCENQLGTIKIKTSTPDMIVINHPERDEKVLQMLNRMVKSGIGLASPYPLTQALVIQSLQEAMTSYQKQQQTARFAVGLPARPQPLAIDIDTDSEEEWKWLHDLKPEVIIFSPKEHRLHASRRFFEWIQNAKISTPVMLHFTYVSNKEDLIIQAAAEFGALLCDGLGEGIWIEAPHELDFLRQLSFNILQAARMRISKTDFISCPSCGRTLFDLQDVSRNIRNRTAHLPGVKIAIMGCIVNGPGEMADADFGYVGSKPGMIDLYLGKQCVEKDIPFSEAVDRLVELIKRHGRWVEPDEIEAVICQSE; this is encoded by the coding sequence ATGAAGTTCTGCACATCCCATTATCAAACTATCCGCCGAAAGACACGCGAAGTACTAATTGGCAATATCGGTGTGGGAGGAAATCATCCAATTCGGATCCAATCGATGACAACCTCAAGTACACGTAATGTTGAGGCAACAGTGGACCAAATTATACGATTAGCAGATGCTGGATGCGAAATTGTAAGAATGACTGTGCAGGGAATGAAAGAGGCGGAAGCTTGTGAGCACATTAAAAATGATTTAGTCAAAAAGGGATATTTGATTCCTCTGGTAGCAGATATTCATTTTTATCCTCCCGCAGCCATGGGTGTGGCAGACTTTGTCGATAAAATCCGTATTAATCCCGGCAATTATGTCGATAAACGGGCTAATTTTAAAGTTATTGAATACGATGATGCCACCTATGCTGCTGAGATAGAAAAGATTGAGGAAAAATTTACCCCTCTAGTTGAAAAATGTAAACGCCTTAAAAAAGCGATTCGTATTGGCACGAATCACGGCTCCTTGTCAGATCGGATTATGAACCGTTACGGAGACACACCATTTGGAATGGTCGAATCCGCCCTGGAATTTACGCGGATTTGCCGAAAAAATGACTTTCATGACCTCATATTTTCCATGAAAGCCTCAAATCCATTGATAATGATTCAAGCATATAGATTACTCGTTGCAGAAATGGAAAAATTGGGCTGGGATTACCCTCTCCATTTGGGTGTGACTGAAGCAGGAGAGGGGGAAGATGGAAGAATTAAATCTGCTATGGGAATTGGCGCGCTTCTTCTCGATGGGATAGGGGATACGATTCGCGTTTCATTGACGGAAGATCCTTGGAATGAAGTGGATCCTTGTCAAAGATTAGTGCATTTAGCTCAAAATTGCCAAGGGCAGGGCGTCGCCCCTTTTCAAGAATCTCATCGCTCCATTACAGAAGTAAAAAAACGTGAGATCACTTTTCCTCCACATGTTGCTATGCATCGAAATGGAACAGTCATGGTCAGTGTGACCTCAGAAATGTTGAAAAAAACTGATTTTTATCAATCATTGGGATGTGAAAATCAGCTTGGAACGATCAAAATCAAAACATCTACCCCTGATATGATTGTGATCAATCACCCGGAAAGAGATGAAAAAGTTTTGCAAATGCTCAACCGAATGGTAAAAAGTGGAATTGGGCTGGCTTCTCCTTATCCATTAACGCAAGCACTTGTTATTCAGTCTTTACAAGAAGCGATGACTTCCTATCAGAAACAGCAGCAAACGGCTCGATTTGCAGTAGGATTGCCGGCTCGTCCACAGCCTTTAGCGATCGATATAGATACGGATTCTGAAGAAGAATGGAAATGGCTGCATGATTTAAAGCCTGAAGTGATTATTTTTTCCCCAAAAGAGCATCGGTTACATGCTTCTCGTCGGTTTTTTGAATGGATTCAGAATGCTAAAATTTCAACACCTGTGATGCTTCATTTTACTTATGTATCCAACAAAGAAGATTTAATTATTCAAGCTGCTGCAGAATTTGGAGCTTTATTATGTGACGGGCTAGGGGAAGGAATTTGGATTGAAGCACCGCATGAATTGGATTTTCTACGGCAGTTAAGTTTTAATATTTTGCAAGCTGCACGTATGCGCATTTCCAAAACGGACTTTATTTCTTGTCCAAGTTGTGGACGCACGCTATTTGATTTGCAGGATGTTTCAAGGAATATTCGTAATCGCACGGCGCACTTACCGGGGGTCAAAATTGCAATTATGGGTTGCATTGTTAATGGGCCAGGTGAAATGGCTGATGCAGACTTTGGTTATGTGGGTTCAAAGCCAGGGATGATCGATCTCTACTTGGGTAAGCAATGTGTCGAAAAAGACATCCCTTTTTCAGAGGCTGTTGATCGGCTTGTTGAATTAATCAAGCGACATGGCCGATGGGTTGAACCTGATGAAATCGAAGCCGTTATCTGCCAATCAGAATAA
- a CDS encoding FHA domain-containing protein, whose amino-acid sequence MIKLAVHCKNNHIEEFVFDKPSVKIGLEGEETDISLPEESLHPCHVEIYEQNGRFYIFNHANDPFVALNDFPFRKKGLKDKAVLFIGKTQIDVEVSPQKMEPTPIREENLALVPFSKPETKEIDVAALVQEVEARGSPPIEKNQPEQSKEISLGNSVIEDEDSASDLHTPQEQESGLNHQYALHERPVRNSEGKNPPSQRSWGFMLSLGTIIVAFITLLVGTAYLKISSESDRDEIKAAEAVADAGMALTYAQVSHLKPQKSNWSQPEFLKTSLASILPPNSRPLIDVDAQGKFNNCPYLLRIYTSGDLSHFLIIAQPAPSTWQWLLPRAAIILDSASMEMRKTTDLKNLNRLLVNINSLDELNPNEISNAVKEGKLIPLASLKLSKKIREFTPPKALSVVRPGAENYIYNAPRYHLLGETIIDKAIALLESPSNDQQVSTLQQDVDMLKKLPNLVLYTTKGIDGALQAEKALSIFVPKTRFLIGYLKINSQGNIINNHMLMSEEISPKENGDYSQVVNESSDKTIEEHEDLSSAEEIAEETPSHLYSNPLYLQLDKLFNDRKSALTPIHTRMEDLIAKEHNGTVNDFHTQFQELLKEHHEISEEQKNIFGENFFKLSEEYRSVPLKEVVEYVQVVGLMPLVESILKERSKENQLSQAEFDSAIEKIRSAANLEELHSEIKKITPKLSLSVSPSIQQLIEYQNACKNEVVLIIEKFLLSPDEKLTTLSPTSKDMLENIFELIWINSPTEREFYFHELDLLLKPFEEATSEIEEAVSATEETLN is encoded by the coding sequence ATGATCAAACTTGCCGTACATTGTAAAAATAACCACATAGAGGAATTTGTCTTCGATAAGCCCTCTGTTAAAATAGGGCTGGAAGGAGAAGAAACTGATATTTCTCTTCCAGAAGAGTCCTTGCACCCTTGCCATGTTGAAATTTATGAACAAAATGGCCGCTTTTATATTTTCAATCATGCCAACGATCCTTTTGTTGCATTGAATGATTTCCCTTTTAGAAAAAAAGGACTGAAGGACAAGGCCGTTTTATTTATAGGCAAAACCCAAATTGATGTTGAGGTTTCTCCACAAAAAATGGAGCCGACTCCTATCCGTGAAGAAAATTTGGCTTTAGTCCCTTTCTCAAAGCCAGAAACGAAAGAAATTGATGTTGCAGCTCTTGTACAAGAAGTTGAGGCTAGAGGTTCACCCCCTATTGAAAAAAATCAACCTGAACAGTCCAAAGAAATCTCGCTTGGAAATTCTGTCATTGAAGACGAAGATTCTGCAAGCGATCTCCACACACCGCAGGAACAAGAGAGTGGCCTAAACCATCAATATGCCCTGCATGAACGCCCTGTCAGAAATAGTGAAGGCAAAAATCCGCCTTCTCAGCGAAGCTGGGGATTTATGTTAAGTTTAGGAACCATCATCGTTGCATTTATTACGCTATTAGTTGGAACTGCTTATTTGAAAATTAGTAGCGAGAGTGATCGCGATGAAATTAAGGCAGCAGAAGCCGTAGCAGATGCGGGGATGGCTCTTACTTATGCACAAGTGTCCCATTTAAAGCCTCAAAAAAGCAATTGGTCACAACCTGAATTCCTCAAAACAAGTTTAGCCTCTATTCTCCCTCCTAATTCTCGTCCTCTGATTGATGTGGATGCACAAGGCAAATTTAATAATTGCCCTTATCTCTTACGGATATATACAAGTGGCGATTTAAGTCATTTTTTAATTATTGCACAACCCGCTCCAAGCACCTGGCAGTGGTTACTTCCACGCGCTGCTATTATTTTGGATTCTGCCTCCATGGAGATGAGAAAAACTACAGATTTGAAAAATTTAAATCGCCTTCTCGTCAATATCAACTCTTTGGACGAGCTAAATCCAAATGAGATTTCGAATGCGGTCAAAGAAGGAAAACTTATTCCTCTGGCTTCTTTAAAATTAAGCAAAAAAATTCGTGAATTCACGCCCCCTAAAGCCCTTTCTGTTGTACGACCTGGAGCAGAAAATTACATCTATAATGCCCCTCGTTATCATCTGCTAGGGGAAACCATTATTGATAAGGCCATTGCCTTACTGGAAAGTCCATCAAATGATCAACAAGTCAGCACTTTGCAGCAAGATGTCGATATGCTTAAAAAACTTCCGAATCTTGTTCTTTATACGACAAAAGGCATTGACGGAGCTCTTCAAGCTGAAAAAGCCCTTTCTATTTTTGTTCCGAAAACACGTTTCTTAATTGGATATTTAAAGATTAATTCTCAGGGTAATATCATCAATAACCACATGCTCATGAGTGAAGAAATCAGTCCAAAGGAAAATGGTGATTATTCACAAGTGGTTAATGAAAGCTCGGATAAAACAATAGAAGAGCATGAAGATTTATCCTCGGCGGAAGAAATTGCCGAAGAAACGCCCTCTCATTTATATTCCAATCCTCTTTATTTACAACTCGATAAACTTTTTAACGATCGCAAAAGTGCCCTTACACCTATTCACACCCGCATGGAAGATTTAATCGCAAAAGAACACAATGGAACGGTGAACGATTTTCACACGCAATTTCAAGAGTTGCTTAAGGAGCACCATGAAATTTCGGAAGAACAGAAAAATATTTTTGGAGAAAACTTCTTCAAACTCAGCGAAGAATATCGAAGCGTACCTTTAAAAGAAGTAGTCGAATACGTCCAAGTTGTAGGCTTGATGCCGCTAGTAGAAAGTATTCTAAAGGAACGTTCAAAAGAAAATCAGTTGTCTCAAGCAGAATTTGACAGCGCAATTGAGAAAATTCGAAGCGCAGCTAATTTGGAAGAACTTCACAGTGAAATCAAAAAAATTACTCCAAAGCTATCTTTAAGTGTTTCGCCCTCAATTCAACAGCTCATTGAATATCAAAATGCGTGCAAAAATGAGGTTGTCCTCATAATCGAGAAATTTCTCTTATCTCCTGACGAGAAATTAACCACGCTTTCTCCAACTTCTAAAGATATGTTAGAAAACATTTTCGAATTAATTTGGATAAATTCTCCGACAGAAAGGGAATTCTATTTTCACGAATTAGACCTTTTATTGAAGCCCTTTGAAGAGGCGACAAGCGAAATAGAAGAAGCGGTTTCAGCAACAGAAGAAACCTTAAACTAA